The following proteins come from a genomic window of Candidatus Lokiarchaeota archaeon:
- the hypF gene encoding carbamoyltransferase HypF has product MIDSTEVHPRLTVRAEIHVTGIVQGVGFRPFIYRVAKRESLKGYVLNLGDAGVKIIAEGNRQSILNLINELNHNPPSISRIESLDIEWREAEDKYSDFEIVKSSEKRSEDAAPEIPPDIAVCHNCIEEMLDPSSRWYLYPFTACAACGPRFSTITDLPYDRPNTTMDEFPLCNNCNTGYTNPLNRRYHAQTTACPKCGPTYKLVSNEKEIARGHEAVSETVRLLANGSIVAIQGITGTHLATKTTELEPIRKLRSRKQRRNQPFAIMTESIERMNQFLVPSVYERELLESWRRPIVLIKKKEIPIMKNHGAISEIPAKSLEEIAPGLDTVGVMLPYAPLHHLLFHFSQEPAFVMTSANPSGIPMYKDPRTILSELTNIADYFLVHDREIDQRADDSVLKVVHKENAVFIRRSRGFVPNPIPLKKSFKEINILGVGPEEKATASISKSGNIYMTQHIGDTNSLESLEFLDEAIQHMIHLLGIENLDAIACDLHPQFLSTEYAEEQARMNDIPLQRVQHHHAHLASILVDHELELDTRIVCITADGYGYGRDGSGWGGEILLGNALDYSRESGLMQQVYPGGDLSAKFSTRALLSILHNSIPIDEIIGLVGNARISKNTIATKDSISVLIDMIENEINTLASSSTGRVLDAISLALGVCSQNTYDGECPMKLEAHARETDLKIEPVYLKTRRGRELDTTEFLKSVVELKKKGYDPREIAYAAQWSLGKGFAELAIRTADKEDIQHIGFSGGVALNRILTKAIVSQIEAVGKTPLIHKKVPPGDAGVSLGQVAVAAIREAE; this is encoded by the coding sequence TTGATAGATTCAACAGAGGTCCATCCAAGATTGACAGTAAGGGCTGAAATCCATGTCACTGGAATTGTACAGGGAGTGGGATTCAGGCCATTCATTTACCGTGTAGCCAAGAGAGAATCTCTGAAAGGATATGTTTTGAACCTCGGAGATGCTGGTGTAAAGATAATAGCAGAAGGTAATCGCCAGAGTATCCTGAATCTAATCAATGAATTGAACCATAATCCACCATCGATATCCCGCATTGAATCGCTTGACATTGAATGGAGAGAAGCGGAAGATAAATACAGTGATTTTGAAATCGTGAAATCATCGGAAAAAAGAAGCGAAGATGCAGCACCCGAGATTCCACCAGATATAGCTGTTTGCCATAATTGCATAGAGGAAATGTTAGATCCCTCTTCGCGTTGGTACCTTTATCCCTTTACAGCTTGTGCAGCTTGTGGACCTAGATTCTCCACCATAACCGACTTGCCATATGATAGGCCAAACACAACCATGGATGAATTTCCACTTTGTAATAATTGTAATACAGGTTACACCAACCCATTAAATCGTCGGTATCATGCTCAAACTACAGCTTGTCCCAAATGTGGTCCCACATACAAACTCGTAAGCAATGAAAAAGAAATTGCACGCGGACATGAAGCAGTATCTGAGACTGTTCGACTACTAGCAAACGGATCTATTGTTGCAATACAAGGGATTACAGGAACACATCTTGCTACAAAAACTACGGAATTGGAACCAATTAGGAAATTGAGAAGCAGAAAACAAAGGCGAAATCAACCTTTTGCAATCATGACAGAGAGCATAGAGAGAATGAATCAATTCCTTGTTCCTTCAGTATATGAAAGGGAATTACTCGAGTCATGGAGGCGGCCTATTGTACTAATCAAAAAGAAAGAAATACCAATAATGAAAAATCATGGAGCAATTAGCGAAATACCAGCCAAGTCGCTTGAAGAAATAGCTCCTGGGTTGGATACAGTGGGGGTTATGTTGCCCTATGCACCGCTACATCATCTACTTTTTCATTTCAGTCAAGAACCTGCATTCGTAATGACAAGTGCCAATCCAAGTGGCATACCAATGTACAAAGACCCAAGGACTATTCTCTCAGAGCTTACCAATATAGCTGACTACTTTCTGGTTCATGATCGGGAGATTGATCAACGAGCCGACGATTCTGTTTTGAAAGTCGTTCACAAAGAGAATGCGGTCTTCATAAGACGCTCGCGGGGTTTTGTTCCAAATCCAATTCCGTTGAAGAAATCATTCAAAGAAATAAACATATTGGGAGTCGGACCAGAAGAAAAGGCGACAGCATCAATTTCTAAATCAGGCAATATCTATATGACCCAACACATAGGCGACACAAATAGCCTTGAAAGCTTAGAATTTCTCGATGAAGCCATTCAACATATGATACATCTTCTAGGAATTGAAAATCTAGATGCTATCGCATGTGATTTGCATCCTCAATTCCTAAGTACAGAATATGCCGAGGAACAAGCCAGAATGAATGACATACCGCTACAACGCGTGCAACACCACCATGCCCACCTAGCCTCCATACTTGTCGATCATGAATTAGAGCTTGATACGCGTATTGTGTGTATTACAGCCGATGGGTATGGATACGGACGTGATGGAAGTGGATGGGGAGGGGAAATTCTGTTAGGTAACGCTTTGGACTACTCGCGAGAATCCGGCTTAATGCAGCAAGTATATCCGGGAGGGGATCTTTCAGCCAAGTTCAGCACGAGAGCGCTCTTGAGTATTCTCCATAATTCGATTCCGATTGATGAAATCATTGGGTTAGTGGGAAATGCACGAATAAGCAAAAATACTATAGCAACCAAAGATTCTATCTCAGTGCTCATCGATATGATAGAGAATGAGATAAACACCTTAGCAAGTAGCAGTACAGGACGAGTCCTAGATGCAATCTCATTGGCGCTTGGAGTCTGTTCTCAGAACACTTACGATGGCGAGTGTCCAATGAAACTTGAAGCTCACGCAAGAGAGACGGATTTGAAAATTGAACCGGTGTACTTAAAGACAAGAAGAGGAAGAGAACTGGATACTACTGAATTCTTGAAATCAGTAGTAGAATTGAAGAAAAAAGGATATGATCCGCGAGAAATCGCATATGCAGCTCAATGGTCGCTCGGAAAGGGGTTTGCTGAATTGGCTATTAGAACAGCAGACAAAGAAGATATACAACACATTGGATTCTCAGGAGGCGTTGCTCTAAATCGTATTCTTACAAAAGCAATAGTATCACAAATCGAAGCCGTAGGGAAAACACCATTGATACATAAAAAGGTCCCTCCGGGAGACGCAGGGGTTTCACTTGGGCAAGTTGCTGTTGCCGCTATTCGCGAAGCAGAGTAG
- the iorA gene encoding indolepyruvate ferredoxin oxidoreductase subunit alpha has translation MTKVDTLLEDTPGKEVLLLANEAIARGVLESAVRLVALYPGTPSSEIGNNLARMAPHLENFYFEFSSNEKVAMEVAGAAAISGARSMMVCKGPGLNVAADPFFSLAYVGVRAGMVIVVADDPSMWSSQNENDSRYYALMGNMPMLEPADPIEAKEMLHKAYEYSERLELPFLLRTTTRVNHTRAPIIYDDIPARPETVSFEKDPFRFVPVPAVARKRHPWLLEQIEKAREISNSSELNFFESSGDFGIITSGVSYNYVLEALSTMEIDAEILKIGMSHPVPDEKIKELLGRHERIVIVEELQPFLETHARRIAQLQEINVTILGKEQDYFPEVYEYTPKIVMNAFSKMMNRESPVDWEDIEDTKKELPELPPRPPLLCPGCPHRATYYAIRTATRGKAIYPSDIGCYTLSISPPLETADILFDMGSSVTTACGIARVTDQDVVASIGDSTFFASGLPGIANAVYNQHPIALVVLDNRTTAMTGHQPHPGTGLTGMGEQVPGLDIEKVCEGLGVRYVKTVNPFDSMADLVADIRQMLDWIRENQAPAVMISKAPCALLTAAERRRKEERPSPYYVDEETCTGCKRCLNRLSCPAMYLDTETGKAAIDKDLCNFCGTCVDVCPVGAIMQEE, from the coding sequence TTGACAAAAGTTGATACTCTTTTGGAAGATACACCTGGAAAGGAAGTTCTACTATTGGCTAACGAAGCCATTGCAAGAGGGGTACTCGAATCTGCTGTTCGTCTTGTGGCATTATATCCTGGAACCCCAAGTAGTGAGATTGGTAACAATCTTGCCAGAATGGCACCTCATCTTGAAAACTTCTACTTTGAATTTAGTTCGAATGAGAAGGTAGCCATGGAAGTTGCAGGTGCTGCCGCCATTTCTGGAGCAAGATCCATGATGGTTTGCAAGGGACCAGGACTTAATGTTGCAGCAGATCCATTCTTCTCGCTAGCATATGTGGGTGTCAGGGCTGGCATGGTTATTGTCGTAGCTGATGATCCAAGTATGTGGAGTTCCCAGAATGAGAACGATTCGCGATACTATGCCTTAATGGGAAACATGCCAATGCTTGAGCCTGCTGATCCTATTGAGGCGAAAGAGATGCTTCATAAGGCGTATGAATACTCTGAACGTCTCGAATTACCCTTTCTTCTTCGTACGACTACTCGTGTTAATCATACGCGTGCCCCAATCATTTATGATGACATTCCAGCTCGTCCTGAAACGGTATCTTTCGAAAAGGACCCTTTCCGTTTTGTTCCCGTTCCAGCTGTGGCTAGGAAACGACATCCATGGCTTTTGGAACAAATAGAAAAAGCTCGAGAAATTTCCAACTCCTCCGAACTCAATTTCTTTGAGAGTTCAGGAGACTTCGGTATCATTACTAGTGGAGTCTCGTATAACTATGTTCTTGAAGCGTTATCAACAATGGAAATCGATGCTGAGATACTAAAGATTGGGATGTCACATCCTGTTCCAGATGAGAAGATTAAGGAACTTCTCGGTCGACATGAACGAATAGTCATCGTTGAGGAGCTTCAGCCTTTTCTTGAAACTCATGCCCGAAGAATAGCCCAGCTACAGGAAATTAATGTAACCATCCTCGGAAAAGAACAAGATTACTTCCCTGAGGTATACGAATATACTCCTAAGATTGTAATGAATGCATTTTCAAAAATGATGAATCGGGAGTCACCTGTTGACTGGGAAGACATCGAAGATACCAAGAAGGAGTTACCAGAACTCCCTCCTCGTCCCCCTCTTCTGTGTCCCGGTTGCCCTCACCGAGCAACTTACTACGCAATTCGAACTGCTACTCGTGGAAAGGCCATCTATCCTTCAGATATTGGCTGTTACACGTTGAGTATTTCTCCTCCCTTGGAAACAGCTGATATCCTCTTTGATATGGGTTCTTCAGTTACCACGGCTTGTGGAATTGCTCGCGTAACGGATCAGGATGTTGTTGCTTCTATAGGTGACAGTACTTTCTTTGCTTCGGGTTTGCCGGGTATCGCCAATGCTGTCTATAATCAGCATCCAATAGCCCTTGTAGTACTAGATAATAGAACTACTGCTATGACTGGACATCAACCCCATCCTGGTACAGGCTTAACTGGCATGGGGGAACAGGTTCCCGGTTTGGATATAGAAAAAGTCTGCGAGGGTCTGGGTGTTCGATATGTAAAAACGGTCAATCCTTTTGATTCAATGGCTGATCTTGTAGCAGATATCCGACAGATGTTGGACTGGATACGTGAGAATCAAGCACCTGCTGTGATGATTTCAAAGGCTCCTTGTGCGCTTCTTACAGCTGCAGAACGAAGAAGAAAAGAGGAGCGCCCTTCCCCCTATTACGTCGATGAAGAGACTTGTACGGGGTGCAAAAGATGTCTCAATCGCTTGTCTTGTCCTGCCATGTATTTGGATACGGAAACAGGCAAAGCAGCCATTGACAAGGATCTCTGTAACTTCTGTGGTACTTGTGTGGATGTATGTCCTGTAGGAGCCATTATGCAGGAGGAATAA
- a CDS encoding indolepyruvate ferredoxin oxidoreductase subunit beta, with the protein MSSNNRNTINIVISGVGGQGVLTLAELLAKAALNESYNVRVGEIHGMAQRGGHVVCTVRIGPMAKGPIVDEGFADILVGFEPVETLREISRIKKDGHVLMSSHIQYPVAVSMGKAEYPSIDEITSNIEKLTSNITELDAMNLAKEAGSSRAMNMVLFGAIVATDLLPITKETAIDVVKKKFPGKFEEINVKAIELGFSKVVN; encoded by the coding sequence ATGTCTAGTAATAATCGTAATACAATAAACATAGTGATTTCAGGTGTCGGAGGACAAGGTGTTCTCACCTTAGCAGAACTGTTGGCGAAAGCTGCCCTAAACGAGTCATATAACGTACGAGTCGGAGAAATTCATGGAATGGCTCAGCGGGGGGGACATGTAGTTTGTACTGTGAGGATTGGGCCAATGGCAAAAGGTCCTATCGTTGATGAAGGCTTTGCTGATATTTTGGTTGGCTTTGAGCCAGTAGAGACTCTTCGAGAAATAAGTAGAATCAAAAAAGATGGTCATGTTTTGATGAGTTCACATATTCAGTATCCGGTTGCGGTGTCAATGGGGAAGGCTGAGTATCCTTCAATTGATGAAATAACTTCGAACATAGAGAAGCTCACGAGCAATATTACTGAACTCGATGCAATGAATCTTGCAAAAGAAGCGGGAAGTTCTCGAGCAATGAATATGGTTCTTTTCGGTGCTATAGTAGCTACTGATTTGCTACCAATTACGAAAGAAACTGCAATTGATGTTGTGAAGAAGAAATTCCCTGGCAAATTCGAGGAAATCAATGTAAAGGCAATTGAATTGGGATTCTCTAAAGTTGTGAACTAG